From one Pirellulales bacterium genomic stretch:
- a CDS encoding rhamnogalacturonan acetylesterase: MLKSFTRCWKPLVVASVLFTVALAKAQNDSTPTANTTPPSNAAPPASAAPQPKAPDNQTKSVVAPRTGVLHPHYNPSLPTLFLIGDSTVKNGRDTGSDGLWGWGHPLAAYFDPAKINVENQALGGTSSRTYLTAGHWDRVVALLKPGDFVMMQFGHNDGGGPNGRGSLRGTGDETKDAPADANINGSPETVHTYGWYLRKYIADIKAKGATPIVCSLIPRNEWTDGKVRRAKDTYAGWAAGVAQQEGALFIDLNSIIADHYDMLGQDAVKPFFPKEHTHTAWHGALLNAQSVIEGIKAQPDFPLNKFLSADPHPTKPATDPTDG, from the coding sequence ATGCTCAAATCATTCACTCGTTGCTGGAAACCGTTGGTCGTAGCCTCGGTGCTGTTCACTGTCGCACTCGCGAAAGCGCAGAATGATTCAACGCCCACGGCCAATACCACGCCCCCATCCAACGCCGCACCGCCGGCCAGCGCCGCCCCGCAACCCAAAGCTCCCGACAATCAAACCAAGTCGGTCGTCGCTCCCCGCACCGGCGTGCTCCATCCGCATTACAACCCGTCGTTGCCCACCTTGTTTCTAATCGGCGATTCCACCGTCAAAAACGGCCGCGACACAGGCTCCGATGGCCTTTGGGGATGGGGCCATCCACTGGCCGCTTATTTCGATCCAGCAAAAATCAATGTCGAAAACCAGGCCCTCGGCGGCACCAGCAGCCGCACCTATCTCACCGCCGGACACTGGGACCGCGTCGTTGCCCTCCTCAAGCCCGGCGATTTCGTCATGATGCAATTCGGTCATAACGATGGCGGCGGTCCCAACGGTCGTGGTTCGCTCCGCGGCACAGGCGACGAAACCAAAGACGCCCCCGCCGATGCCAACATCAACGGATCGCCCGAAACCGTCCATACCTACGGCTGGTATCTGCGCAAGTACATTGCCGACATCAAGGCCAAAGGGGCCACACCGATTGTCTGTTCCCTCATTCCCCGCAATGAATGGACCGACGGCAAAGTCCGCCGCGCCAAAGACACCTACGCTGGTTGGGCCGCAGGCGTGGCCCAGCAGGAAGGGGCGTTGTTCATCGATTTGAACAGCATCATCGCCGATCATTACGACATGCTCGGCCAAGACGCCGTCAAGCCGTTCTTTCCCAAAGAGCACACCCACACCGCCTGGCACGGCGCCCTGCTCAATGCCCAGTCCGTCATCGAAGGCATCAAAGCTCAGCCTGACTTCCCGCTCAACAAATTTCTTTCCGCCGACCCCCATCCCACGAAACCAGCCACAGACCCGACCGATGGCTAA
- the dprA gene encoding DNA-processing protein DprA: MPRDCDSSTLSDALIASLRLALVPGVGPLMRRSLLEKFGTPQAVLAAAPADLRAVNRVGPKLCRAICSAQEQIDVDAEIEICRRGQVQIITELDDVYPRLLRDLPDPPGVLFVRGQLLPADALAIAIVGSRHATHYGITQTERLASGLARAGFTIVSGLARGIDAAAHRGALTAGGRTIAVLASGVLNVYPPENQQLAEEIAAHGAVLSESPPRFEPLRGMFPQRNRIISGLSLGVLVVEASLRSGALITARHAMEQGRDVFAVPGPITSRMSHGCHRLIRDGAKLVETVDDVLEELGPLVEAIPARSDGREIHHPAELALNDLERQVLAAVPEDSTTVDSVIAASGLAASQVLSTLSVLEMRRLVRRLSANSVLRL; this comes from the coding sequence ATGCCGCGCGATTGCGATTCCTCCACGCTCTCCGATGCCCTCATCGCTTCGCTACGTTTGGCCCTGGTGCCGGGCGTCGGACCGCTCATGCGTCGCAGCCTGCTGGAAAAATTTGGCACGCCTCAAGCTGTGCTGGCCGCCGCCCCAGCCGATTTACGCGCCGTCAACCGCGTGGGACCAAAGCTCTGCCGCGCCATTTGCTCGGCGCAAGAGCAAATCGACGTGGATGCCGAAATCGAAATCTGCCGCCGCGGGCAAGTTCAAATCATCACCGAGCTGGACGATGTTTATCCGCGGCTGTTACGCGATTTGCCCGACCCGCCCGGCGTGTTATTTGTGCGCGGGCAACTGTTGCCTGCCGATGCATTGGCCATTGCCATCGTCGGTTCCCGCCACGCCACGCATTACGGAATCACGCAAACCGAGCGCTTGGCAAGCGGTCTGGCGCGGGCAGGCTTTACCATTGTCAGCGGCCTTGCCCGGGGCATCGACGCGGCGGCGCATCGTGGCGCACTTACTGCCGGCGGCCGCACCATTGCCGTCCTGGCCAGCGGCGTATTGAACGTTTATCCGCCGGAAAATCAGCAATTGGCGGAAGAAATTGCCGCCCACGGCGCCGTCCTTAGCGAATCTCCCCCTCGCTTCGAGCCCCTCCGCGGCATGTTTCCGCAGCGCAATCGCATCATCAGCGGCCTCTCGCTTGGCGTGCTCGTGGTGGAAGCCTCACTCCGCTCCGGCGCGCTCATCACCGCGCGGCATGCAATGGAACAGGGCCGCGACGTCTTCGCCGTCCCAGGCCCCATCACCAGCCGGATGTCCCACGGTTGCCATCGCCTCATTCGCGATGGCGCCAAGCTGGTCGAAACCGTCGACGACGTGCTGGAAGAACTCGGTCCGCTGGTCGAAGCGATTCCGGCCCGAAGCGATGGCCGCGAAATCCATCACCCGGCCGAACTGGCGCTGAACGATTTGGAACGCCAGGTTTTGGCCGCCGTGCCCGAAGATTCCACCACCGTCGATTCCGTGATCGCCGCCAGCGGCCTGGCCGCTTCCCAGGTGCTGTCCACATTAAGCGTGTTGGAAATGCGCCGTCTGGTCCGCCGGTTGAGTGCAAATTCGGTACTGCGACTTTAA